In a single window of the Candidatus Celerinatantimonas neptuna genome:
- the putA gene encoding Bifunctional protein PutA produces MLKALQVLDRNYLSQSPKILWDNIAKFSAMDEAELLEELLILAEEQYDAQKTTDFAKHLVEHIRLDKKSVGMLDSLLLEYSLDTREGILLMSLSEALIRIPDPLTAQALIEDKLAAGNWTAHRGKSDSLLVNTVTWSLLLTGKLLNLSPERSDSAIRKMLHRFSAPSIRNMIRQSMKIIGRQFVLGEDIKDALKNGQSYLKKGYTYTFDMLGEAALTQKDADAYKTDYLNNIQAASQAQSLPSSPNPSISIKLSALHPRYDSLHEHRVMTELVSAILELVQSARAQDVAITIDAEEADRLEISLKVFEQVYRHKICRGWGKMGLVIQSYSKRALAVLSWLSSLALDVGDEIPTRLVKGAYWDAEIKLFQQRGLSDYPVFTRKESTDVCYLACARMMLSEATKGLISPQFASHNAQTISAILQMPASHPFELQRLHGMGDTLYDYLLSNNHIPVRIYAPIGLHSNLLPYLVRRLLENGANNSFVHRLVDPKCSIENIIEDPISKLKNQKILQNPRIPLPGHIYGESRPNSKGINLHEDAILQRFLNGCSEYQNHQWQGGPVIAGKLIFNEENAQTVYSPQDQANECGLTSTTSTELLMQALEHAKKAQPNWARLSTQERANCLRKTAELYESNTAELINLCQFEAGKTIQDAIDEIREAVDFCNYYAEQAELKLAKAMSGQDYLGRDCCLAYQGRGIFACISPWNFPLAIFTGQIMAALVTGNAVIAKPAPQTTLIATKAVMLMHEAGIPGEMIQLVTGAGEIGGQLVADQRIAGVAFTGSTLTAQTINRTLAARQALPVPLIAETGGQNAMVVDSSALPEQVIKDAIRSAFASAGQRCSALRLLCLQEEIADEFIQQLSGAMAQLNVGDPAQTDTDIGPVIDKAARQKLSDYQEQLSQSAKLIAKVPISESERGLFISPCAYEISSIDELKEEHFGPILHVIRYPAKGLNQLIEQINALGFGLTLGIHSRIEHRFLKIAQQAQIGNCYINRDQVGATVGSQPFGGRALSGTGPKAGGPHYLFRFSQSILSLNEQQ; encoded by the coding sequence ATGTTAAAAGCATTACAGGTTTTAGACCGGAATTATCTTAGCCAGTCCCCAAAGATACTATGGGACAATATTGCAAAGTTCAGTGCAATGGATGAAGCCGAACTTCTGGAAGAATTACTCATTCTCGCAGAAGAACAATATGATGCACAAAAAACAACAGACTTTGCAAAACATCTGGTAGAGCACATTCGATTAGATAAAAAATCTGTTGGAATGTTAGATTCCCTGTTACTTGAATACAGCTTAGATACCCGGGAAGGGATCCTTTTAATGAGTCTGTCTGAAGCACTCATCCGTATCCCCGATCCACTAACAGCTCAAGCTCTGATTGAAGATAAACTCGCTGCCGGAAATTGGACTGCGCACCGTGGTAAGTCAGATTCGTTATTAGTCAATACCGTAACCTGGAGTTTATTATTAACCGGAAAATTATTGAACCTGTCTCCAGAGCGCTCTGATTCTGCCATTCGAAAAATGCTTCATCGCTTTAGTGCCCCGTCAATTCGGAACATGATCCGTCAGTCAATGAAAATTATCGGTCGTCAATTTGTGCTTGGCGAAGACATTAAAGATGCATTAAAAAATGGCCAGAGCTATCTTAAAAAAGGCTATACATACACATTTGATATGCTTGGCGAAGCTGCTTTAACGCAAAAAGATGCCGATGCCTATAAAACCGATTACCTCAACAATATCCAAGCAGCCAGTCAGGCTCAATCACTCCCTAGCAGCCCTAACCCCAGTATCTCCATTAAACTTTCAGCACTACATCCCCGCTATGATAGCCTTCATGAACACCGCGTCATGACAGAGTTAGTCAGCGCCATACTCGAACTTGTTCAATCAGCCCGTGCTCAGGATGTTGCGATTACAATTGACGCAGAAGAAGCAGACCGGCTGGAAATTTCACTTAAAGTCTTTGAACAGGTTTACCGGCACAAAATTTGTCGTGGATGGGGAAAAATGGGGCTGGTTATCCAGTCATATTCAAAAAGAGCCCTGGCCGTTTTATCATGGCTGTCTTCTCTTGCTTTAGATGTTGGAGATGAAATTCCGACACGTCTGGTTAAAGGCGCTTATTGGGATGCAGAAATCAAACTATTTCAGCAAAGAGGATTATCTGACTACCCTGTTTTTACCCGTAAAGAATCAACCGATGTTTGTTATCTTGCCTGTGCCAGAATGATGCTCAGTGAAGCCACCAAAGGATTAATATCACCTCAGTTTGCCAGCCACAACGCACAGACTATCTCAGCTATTTTACAAATGCCGGCTTCTCATCCTTTTGAATTACAGCGATTGCATGGCATGGGCGACACCTTATATGATTATTTACTGAGTAATAATCATATTCCTGTACGAATTTATGCCCCTATTGGCCTGCATAGTAACCTGCTCCCTTATCTTGTCAGGCGACTGCTAGAAAATGGGGCCAATAATTCATTTGTACACCGGCTGGTTGATCCCAAATGTTCCATTGAAAATATTATTGAAGATCCGATCAGCAAACTCAAAAATCAGAAAATTCTGCAAAATCCCCGAATTCCGTTGCCCGGGCACATCTATGGCGAAAGTCGTCCTAATTCAAAAGGGATCAACTTACATGAAGATGCCATTTTACAAAGATTCTTAAACGGATGCTCAGAATATCAAAATCATCAATGGCAAGGTGGGCCGGTTATTGCTGGTAAGCTTATTTTTAATGAAGAAAATGCTCAAACGGTCTATTCTCCACAAGATCAGGCAAACGAATGTGGCTTAACCAGCACAACCAGCACTGAACTGCTGATGCAAGCACTTGAACACGCAAAAAAAGCACAACCTAACTGGGCCCGGCTTAGTACACAGGAACGAGCAAACTGCCTTAGAAAAACAGCTGAGCTTTATGAATCGAATACGGCGGAACTAATCAACCTGTGTCAGTTTGAAGCAGGGAAAACAATTCAGGATGCGATCGACGAAATTCGTGAAGCCGTTGATTTTTGCAACTACTATGCTGAGCAAGCTGAGCTAAAACTGGCCAAAGCCATGAGTGGCCAGGATTACCTTGGTCGGGACTGTTGCCTGGCCTATCAAGGCCGGGGGATTTTTGCATGTATCAGCCCTTGGAACTTCCCTCTTGCGATATTTACAGGGCAAATAATGGCTGCATTAGTCACAGGAAACGCCGTTATCGCGAAACCGGCCCCACAAACAACATTGATTGCCACAAAAGCAGTCATGCTCATGCATGAAGCTGGAATACCCGGAGAAATGATACAGCTCGTTACCGGAGCAGGAGAAATCGGAGGCCAATTAGTCGCAGATCAGCGAATTGCCGGTGTTGCTTTTACCGGTTCAACGCTAACAGCCCAAACCATTAACAGAACATTAGCAGCCCGTCAGGCTCTTCCCGTTCCGCTGATTGCAGAAACCGGAGGACAAAATGCCATGGTTGTCGACAGCAGTGCATTGCCTGAACAAGTCATTAAAGATGCAATTCGCTCAGCCTTTGCCTCAGCCGGACAGCGTTGTAGTGCCCTTAGACTCTTATGTTTACAAGAAGAAATTGCAGATGAGTTTATTCAACAACTGAGCGGCGCAATGGCCCAGCTAAATGTTGGCGATCCGGCCCAGACCGATACGGATATTGGCCCGGTCATCGATAAAGCAGCCCGACAAAAACTCAGCGACTATCAGGAACAACTGAGCCAATCCGCCAAACTCATCGCAAAAGTTCCAATCAGCGAAAGCGAAAGAGGATTATTTATCTCACCTTGTGCTTATGAAATCAGCTCTATAGATGAGTTAAAAGAAGAACATTTTGGTCCGATACTACATGTAATTCGCTATCCGGCTAAAGGATTAAATCAACTGATAGAACAGATTAATGCACTCGGTTTCGGTTTAACATTAGGAATACATAGTCGAATTGAACATCGCTTCTTAAAAATTGCGCAGCAGGCTCAAATTGGTAATTGTTATATCAACCGGGATCAGGTCGGAGCAACCGTCGGTTCTCAGCCATTTGGAGGTCGCGCCTTATCGGGTACCGGCCCCAAAGCCGGAGGACCTCATTATCTCTTCCGTTTCAGCCAGAGCATACTGTCATTAAATGAACAGCAATAA